The genomic DNA CAAAAATTTTCAAAATAAAGAAAGCGCTCGTCAATGTCCCGGGAACACCAACTGTGAATTTCTTTAAATCAGCAGGGTCAAATTCCTCCTTCGCTACAACAATTGGACCATAGCCAAGTCCCATGCTCGCGCCACAGGGCATAAGTATGTATCTATCAAACACATAAGCGTATGCATGGAACGAAATTGCAGTAACATCATAAACACCATCAAGCGCTTTTCTATTCAATGTCTCTATGTCGCTTAAAATGTTTATAAATTTCAAATTACCTGAATTAATCTTATTGTTCACGAGTGCATAAAACATGAACGCATCATCTGAATCAGGACTATGTGCAATGGTTATTTCTCTCATCTCCATGTATTTTTGTTTTAATTGAACTTATGCTTTTGCAGATGGACAAAGTTTGCTGATCTTGCAAATTGAACATTTCGGTTTTCTCGCCTCACAAACATATCTCCCATGATCACCAATAAGATGAGAAAAAAGCGTCCATTTATCTTTTGGGACTATTTCCATCAACTCAAATTCAATTTTGTCTGGATTTTTACTTTTAACAAGTCCAAGCCGTGCGGTTACCCTTTTCAGATGCGTATCAACTATAATTCCCTGCTTTCCAAATGCGTTTGCAAGGACAGCGTTTGCGGTTTTTCTACCGACCCCGGGAAGTTCAACAAGCTCCTCAAGCGTATCTGGCACTTGCCCACTGTATTTCTCAACGAGAACTTGACAACAATTTTTTATTGCCCTTGCTTTGTTTCTATAAAATCCCGTCGGCTTTATCTCTTGCTCAAGAGTTTTAAGATCAGCATTTGCGTAATCATATGCGGTGCGATATTTCTTAAAAAGATATTCCGTCACCTTGTTAACCCTCTCGTCTGTGCATTGCGCTGCAAGTATCGTCGCTACAAGAAGTTCAAGCGGATTTGAAAAATTTAAATGTGTCTTCGCATTTGGGTAAAGCTTCTTCAAAACATTTATGATCTTGCGAACTCTCTTCTTCTTATCCTGAATCGTTTCTTTTGAAAGCTTCAATTTTCCCGACATTTTTCAATCCTCAGCTTGTTTTTGGTTGTGATTTAACGGTTCAATTTTCAAATTTTTCATCAATTCGGGTTTAAATTTCTCATCCTTGATCAAAAGAGTTTCAATAACTTTACCCTCAAGCAAATGCTCATTTATAATTTTTTCTATATCCTCCTCCCTTACACCTCCGTACCAAACCGCTTCTGGATAGATCACAAGGCTTATACCATACTCACACGCATCAAGACAACCTGCAGAATTAACCCTGACAAATTTACTTAAACCAAGTTCAGCAATCCTTTTTTTAAATTTATCCCTTAATTCCTCCGCACCTTTCCCACCGCATGAGCCTTTTGGATGCTCTGGCGGACGAATGTTTGTGCAGATGAAAATATGTTTTTTAAATCTCACCTTTACCCAAAATTTTGTTTTAACTCCTTCTCAAGTCAATTAACAAAACAACATCTCCAGATCTTGTTCCCCTGCTTGCAAATGTCTCGTCATTTTTATATTCAAATCCACGGGTCAAATTGAAAAGCACAAAACTATCAACATCGGTTTCACCTTGATAAATTTCACTTACAAACCTTTTCATCATCTCCCCCACTTGAAGTTCATCATCAATCTCATATCTGAAAATTTCACCCGAGAAACCTTTTCCAACTGCAAGTGTTATTTTAGTCATCACCAGTAAGATGTTGTGATTTTAACATCTCCATAAATTCTCGTTGAACATGCAAGCCGTTCATTCTCGGAAAATCTTTTCTCCGCCATCAATTTTCTTTCATCAGGCTCTGGTTCTGATAAATTCTCAATTCCATGAATCACAGTAATACGACAATGCCCGCAGATTTTTTCGCCTCCACAAGATTCTGCAAGCGGAATAGAGTTTTTCATAGCGACTTCAAATATCGTTTCACCGAAATCGCAAGTTATTTTAATTCCTAAGCCGTGAAAATTTATAACGGGCATAAACTTTAAATCTCTTTACATTTCAATTTACTTAAAAAGCAGAAATAATCAAAGATTTTTCTTTTTCATTGCAACCACAGCGACATAACCCATCCACTTATCTCCGCCCTGATCAAGGAAAACGCTCACTTCATGTTTGAACCTTTTAACTTCTTTGAATTCATCCTTCGTGAATTTTATCTCTTTTAATGAGGTTTGAATTATCTTCTTAAACTTTGAATAATAATTTACGAGTTCTTTGCTTATATCTTGAACAAATACTGGCTCAAATCCATAATTTTTTAATATTTTTAGTTTTTCATCAAGCGTCTCAATGCCACCGCCTTCAACATACCATGCATCCTGCACATAGGTTGGCACAGGTTTCTTCTTCCAGTAAAAATCAGCAATTCCGATGAAAGAACCATCTTTCAAAACTCTGTAAAATTCTTTCAATATCTGGCTCTTTTTATACTGGCTCAAAATCCCTTCTGTTATTATCAAATCAAAGGTCTCATTTTCAAAGTCAAGTGAAACTGGGCTCATAACTTTAACCTTTACGATATCTTCAAGTCCATAGTTTGCTATTTCACTTTTTGCCGAGATAACTATATGTGGCAATTCATGTATGCCGTAAACATTGCACTTGAAATTTTTCGCTATATAAACAACGCTATCTTGCAAATTAACACTTGCAACAAGAACATTCATCCCCTTTTTTATCTCAATCTTTGAGCATAGAAGTTTTGTTGTTTCCGTTCCCCCAAGTGTTGGGAGTTTGATTTCTTTGCCGTGTTCCATCGTTCAGGTGCTAATTTTTACAAGGTTATAACTTTCAAATTTGCATACTTCAAGAGTAAAAGCTTTCTCCCAAAGTTCTCAAAATCAACGAGAACACGGGTGTTATCACCATACCCAGATATTTCCCTCACAATCCCGATTCCAAAAATTTCATGCTCAACAAGTAATCCAACTGAGAGATTTAAAGCCTGTGATCTAACTCTTGAAGTTTCATAGATTCTTGCTCTTCTGTCGTCATTTGAAGTGTGTTGAATAACAAGTTCAATTGGGATTTCGTCAAGGAACCTTGATCTTCGCTGTTCAAACATATTTCCAGCCTTCATTCTTCTTTTAGCATAAGACAGATAAAGTTTTTTCATTGCTCGTGTCATTCCGACATAAAATAATCTTCGTTCCTCTTCAAGTTCTTTTATGTTATAAAACGAGCTCACAATTGGGAAAAGTCCCTCTTCCAGTCCAGTTATAAAAACAACGGGAAACTCAAGCCCTTTGACGCTGTGAAGTGTCATCAAAGTTACAGCGTCTCTTTTATTCTCCCATGTGTCAATATCCGAAACGAGAGAGACCTCCTCAAGAAACTTTTCAAGTGTGCCATCCTCGGGATTTTCATTTGAAAATTCAGTTATCGCTGATAAAAACTCCTCTATATTTTCAATCCTTTGCTGTGCTTCTGGCGTTCCTTCCTGCTTGTAGTATCTTATGAGACCAATATCATCTACAAGAGCTCTTGCAAGCTCACCAGCGCTTATTTTATCCTTCAAATCAATGTATTTTTGAATTAAGATACAAAAATTATAAACACCCCTTCTTGCTCTCTCGGTCAACCCAGGGATTGCGTATAATTTGCACATTGCCTCAAAAAGCGATAGTCCCTTTGCATTTGCAAAAGCTCTGATCCGTTCTATTGTGATATCACCTATGCCACGATTTGGAAAATTAACTATTCTGAGTAAACTCTCGTCATCTTTTGGATTTACAATAACTTTAAGATAAGCAAGTAAATCTTTAACCTCTTTTCTTTTGTAAAATGCGACGCTACCGACAATTGTATACGGGAAGCCTTCACGGCGAAGTTCATCCTCAAACAATCTTGACTGCGCATTTGTCCTGTAAAGAATTACGAAATCACGAAGATTATATTTATTTTTGCGAATTTCCTCTTTAATGAAATGAACGACTTTTTCAGCCTCATCTTTATCATCTTTGCATTCAAGCACAACAATTGGATCCCCTTCACTGTTTTCCGTCCACAAATTTTTAAGTATTTGCTCGGTGTTGTTTTTTATGACGGAATCAGCTGCACGAAGTATTTTCTTAGTTGAGCGATAATTTTGCTCAAGCTTGAAGATTTTACATTCTGGGAAATCATTTTTGAAGTCAAGTATATTTCTTATCTCAGCTCCACGCCAGGAATATATGCTCTGTGCATCATCCCCAATGACACATAAATTTCGGTGCCTTGCGGAAAGCATTTTCAAAAGAACATATTGAACACGATTAGTGTCCTGATATTCATC from Candidatus Kryptobacter tengchongensis includes the following:
- a CDS encoding DNA-(apurinic or apyrimidinic site) lyase /endonuclease III, which codes for MSGKLKLSKETIQDKKKRVRKIINVLKKLYPNAKTHLNFSNPLELLVATILAAQCTDERVNKVTEYLFKKYRTAYDYANADLKTLEQEIKPTGFYRNKARAIKNCCQVLVEKYSGQVPDTLEELVELPGVGRKTANAVLANAFGKQGIIVDTHLKRVTARLGLVKSKNPDKIEFELMEIVPKDKWTLFSHLIGDHGRYVCEARKPKCSICKISKLCPSAKA
- a CDS encoding (2Fe-2S) ferredoxin, giving the protein MRFKKHIFICTNIRPPEHPKGSCGGKGAEELRDKFKKRIAELGLSKFVRVNSAGCLDACEYGISLVIYPEAVWYGGVREEDIEKIINEHLLEGKVIETLLIKDEKFKPELMKNLKIEPLNHNQKQAED
- a CDS encoding ferredoxin, 2Fe-2S; protein product: MPVINFHGLGIKITCDFGETIFEVAMKNSIPLAESCGGEKICGHCRITVIHGIENLSEPEPDERKLMAEKRFSENERLACSTRIYGDVKITTSYW
- a CDS encoding Methyltransferase domain-containing protein gives rise to the protein MEHGKEIKLPTLGGTETTKLLCSKIEIKKGMNVLVASVNLQDSVVYIAKNFKCNVYGIHELPHIVISAKSEIANYGLEDIVKVKVMSPVSLDFENETFDLIITEGILSQYKKSQILKEFYRVLKDGSFIGIADFYWKKKPVPTYVQDAWYVEGGGIETLDEKLKILKNYGFEPVFVQDISKELVNYYSKFKKIIQTSLKEIKFTKDEFKEVKRFKHEVSVFLDQGGDKWMGYVAVVAMKKKNL
- a CDS encoding DNA helicase-2 / ATP-dependent DNA helicase PcrA; translation: MRDFLKDLNKEQREAVKWVNGPVLILAGPGSGKTRVLTYKIAYLLSLGVKPWEILALTFTNKAANEMKERAIQLVGDIAKNVTIGTFHSVFAKILRQEAEKLGYTKSFTIYDQDDSLSLIRNVIKELNFSEDNVNPSLAQAKISNIKNALITPEVFLTLAENQFDVKIAQIYKAYQQSLFQRNAMDFDDLLIKSVELFETHPDVLEKYQTKFKYILVDEYQDTNRVQYVLLKMLSARHRNLCVIGDDAQSIYSWRGAEIRNILDFKNDFPECKIFKLEQNYRSTKKILRAADSVIKNNTEQILKNLWTENSEGDPIVVLECKDDKDEAEKVVHFIKEEIRKNKYNLRDFVILYRTNAQSRLFEDELRREGFPYTIVGSVAFYKRKEVKDLLAYLKVIVNPKDDESLLRIVNFPNRGIGDITIERIRAFANAKGLSLFEAMCKLYAIPGLTERARRGVYNFCILIQKYIDLKDKISAGELARALVDDIGLIRYYKQEGTPEAQQRIENIEEFLSAITEFSNENPEDGTLEKFLEEVSLVSDIDTWENKRDAVTLMTLHSVKGLEFPVVFITGLEEGLFPIVSSFYNIKELEEERRLFYVGMTRAMKKLYLSYAKRRMKAGNMFEQRRSRFLDEIPIELVIQHTSNDDRRARIYETSRVRSQALNLSVGLLVEHEIFGIGIVREISGYGDNTRVLVDFENFGRKLLLLKYANLKVITL